One window from the genome of Nitrospira sp. encodes:
- the guaA gene encoding glutamine-hydrolyzing GMP synthase, giving the protein MELWHNRILVLDFGSQYTQLIARRIREAQVYSQILPCTASLATILAYRPQGIVLSGGPSSVYEKKAPSVAKELFDQGIPILGICYGMQLVTHLSGGKVVKAPHREYGRADLLIDDRSDLFKGIGAGGSSVVWMSHGDRIERMPKGFRSIAHTSNSPVAAMKSEDAQRRIYCLQFHPEVAHTPEGAKILRNFVYEICGCTPTWTMQSYVDQAVTQIREQVGKDRVICALSGGVDSSVAAALTHRAIGDQLTCIFVDNGVLRAGERDQVKKTFASQMHLNLRVLDRTTQFLDGLKGVTDPEKKRKIIGRLFIKNFDVESKKLKGVKYLVQGTLYPDVIESVSFKGPSATIKTHHNVGGLPARMKLKLIEPLRELFKDEVRVLGTELGLPDEIVWRQPFPGPGLAIRVLGSVTKERLAILRGAETIVDQEIRGAGLYREIWQFFAVLLPIRTVGVMGDQRTYDNVVAIRAVTSVDGMTADWAKIPNDVLGRMSSRIINEVKGVNRVVYDISSKPPSTIEWE; this is encoded by the coding sequence ATGGAACTTTGGCACAATCGCATTCTCGTCCTCGACTTTGGATCGCAATACACGCAACTGATCGCCCGGCGTATTCGCGAGGCGCAGGTCTATTCGCAGATTCTGCCCTGCACGGCGTCCCTCGCGACCATCCTGGCCTATCGTCCGCAGGGCATCGTGCTCTCCGGCGGACCTTCCAGTGTGTATGAAAAGAAGGCGCCGTCCGTCGCGAAGGAATTATTCGATCAGGGCATTCCGATTCTGGGCATCTGTTACGGCATGCAGTTGGTCACGCACCTGTCCGGCGGCAAAGTCGTGAAGGCGCCGCATCGGGAATACGGCCGCGCGGACCTTCTGATCGATGACCGCAGCGACCTCTTTAAAGGAATCGGCGCAGGCGGCTCTTCGGTGGTGTGGATGTCCCATGGAGACCGGATCGAGCGCATGCCGAAGGGGTTCCGGTCCATCGCCCATACAAGCAACTCGCCGGTCGCGGCCATGAAATCGGAGGATGCGCAGCGGCGGATCTATTGCCTGCAGTTCCATCCGGAGGTCGCGCATACGCCGGAAGGTGCCAAGATCCTTCGCAACTTTGTGTATGAGATTTGCGGCTGCACGCCGACCTGGACCATGCAGTCCTATGTGGATCAGGCGGTGACCCAGATCCGCGAGCAGGTCGGGAAAGATCGCGTGATCTGCGCGTTGAGCGGCGGAGTCGACTCGTCGGTCGCCGCGGCCCTCACACATCGGGCTATCGGGGACCAGCTGACCTGCATTTTCGTCGACAATGGAGTGCTGCGGGCCGGTGAACGCGACCAGGTGAAGAAGACCTTTGCGTCGCAGATGCATCTGAATCTGCGGGTGCTCGATCGCACGACACAGTTCCTGGATGGCTTGAAGGGCGTCACCGATCCTGAGAAGAAGCGCAAGATCATCGGGCGCCTGTTCATTAAGAATTTCGATGTCGAGTCCAAGAAGTTGAAGGGCGTCAAGTATCTGGTACAGGGCACACTGTATCCCGACGTCATTGAGAGCGTGAGCTTCAAGGGCCCGTCGGCTACGATCAAGACGCATCACAATGTCGGCGGGCTGCCCGCGCGGATGAAGCTGAAATTGATCGAGCCGCTCCGGGAATTGTTCAAGGACGAAGTGCGGGTGTTGGGTACGGAACTCGGGTTGCCGGATGAGATCGTCTGGCGGCAGCCGTTTCCCGGTCCCGGTCTCGCGATTCGGGTGCTCGGATCCGTGACGAAGGAACGATTGGCGATCCTTCGCGGAGCGGAAACGATCGTCGATCAGGAAATCCGCGGAGCGGGACTGTATCGCGAAATCTGGCAATTCTTTGCCGTGCTCCTGCCGATCCGCACGGTCGGCGTTATGGGCGATCAGCGGACCTATGACAATGTTGTGGCGATTCGCGCGGTGACCAGCGTCGACGGGATGACCGCCGACTGGGCCAAGATTCCGAACGATGTGCTGGGCCGGATGTCGAGCCGAATCATCAATGAAGTGAAGGGCGTGAACCGCGTCGTCTACGACATCAGCTCGAAGCCGCCAAGCACGATTGAGTGGGAGTAG
- the guaB gene encoding IMP dehydrogenase has protein sequence MLDKEPRLGLTYDDVVLVPAKSQVLPNEVETSTLVTRNIRIHVPFVSAAMDTVTEARLAIAMAREGGIGIIHRVLSPVDQAAEVDRVKKSESGMIMDPVTISPEQTIRDAHALMAKYRISGIPVTKEGKLVGILTNRDLRFETRMDLKVSQVMKRDKLVTAPVGTSLEKARDILHEHRIEKLPVVNKNYELKGLITIKDIEKRIKYPNACKDTHGRLRVGAAVGVGPDTDERASLLIKSGVDLIVVDTAHGHSQAVLDTVKRLKKQHPSLELIAGNIATAEAAKDLLKMGVDAVKVGVGPGSICTTRIVSGAGMPQLTAIADCAKALRGSGVPIIADGGIKFSGDVTKALAAGASSVMLGGLLAGTEESPGETVLYQARTYKVYRGMGSIGAMERGGGDRYGQGGRPAQKLVPEGIEGRVPYKGQLGAVIYQLVGGVKSGMGYCGCQTIAELQKNATFIRQTVAGLRESHVHDVIITKEAPNYRMDWE, from the coding sequence ATGCTGGATAAAGAACCGCGATTGGGCCTCACGTATGACGACGTCGTCCTGGTGCCGGCGAAGTCTCAAGTCTTGCCGAACGAAGTCGAGACGTCGACGCTAGTGACGCGCAATATTCGCATTCACGTCCCCTTCGTGAGCGCGGCAATGGATACCGTGACCGAGGCGCGGCTGGCTATTGCGATGGCTCGTGAAGGCGGGATTGGGATCATCCATCGGGTCTTGTCGCCGGTGGATCAGGCCGCGGAAGTGGATCGGGTGAAAAAGTCGGAGAGCGGGATGATTATGGATCCCGTGACGATCTCACCCGAGCAGACGATCCGCGACGCGCACGCGCTGATGGCGAAGTATCGCATCTCCGGCATTCCCGTCACGAAAGAGGGTAAGCTGGTCGGCATTCTGACGAATCGGGATCTCCGGTTCGAAACGCGCATGGACCTCAAGGTGTCGCAAGTCATGAAGCGCGACAAGCTCGTGACGGCCCCGGTGGGGACGAGCCTTGAAAAAGCCCGCGATATTTTGCATGAGCACCGTATTGAAAAACTGCCGGTCGTGAATAAGAACTACGAGCTCAAAGGGCTGATCACGATCAAGGACATCGAGAAGCGGATCAAGTATCCCAATGCCTGCAAGGATACCCATGGGCGTCTGCGCGTGGGCGCGGCGGTCGGCGTGGGGCCGGATACCGATGAACGGGCGAGCCTCTTGATCAAGTCCGGCGTCGATCTGATCGTCGTCGATACCGCGCACGGGCATTCCCAGGCCGTGCTCGATACGGTGAAACGGCTGAAGAAGCAACATCCGTCTCTAGAATTGATTGCGGGCAACATTGCGACGGCGGAAGCGGCCAAGGATTTACTGAAGATGGGCGTCGATGCCGTGAAGGTCGGCGTGGGGCCCGGTTCGATTTGCACGACGCGCATCGTCTCCGGCGCAGGGATGCCGCAGTTGACCGCCATTGCCGATTGCGCCAAAGCGCTTCGCGGGAGCGGGGTACCGATCATCGCGGACGGCGGAATCAAGTTCTCCGGCGACGTGACCAAGGCCCTGGCGGCGGGTGCGTCCTCTGTGATGTTGGGCGGACTCCTGGCCGGAACGGAAGAATCGCCGGGAGAGACCGTGCTGTATCAAGCGAGAACCTACAAAGTCTATCGCGGGATGGGGTCCATCGGCGCGATGGAGCGCGGCGGCGGCGATCGGTATGGCCAAGGCGGACGTCCGGCCCAGAAGCTCGTGCCGGAAGGGATCGAGGGCCGCGTTCCGTACAAAGGGCAGCTGGGAGCGGTCATCTATCAGTTGGTCGGTGGCGTCAAGTCGGGGATGGGGTACTGCGGTTGTCAGACGATCGCCGAGCTTCAGAAAAATGCCACCTTCATCAGGCAAACCGTGGCCGGTCTTCGCGAGAGCCACGTGCATGACGTCATTATCACCAAAGAAGCACCGAACTACCGGATGGATTGGGAGTGA
- a CDS encoding 6-bladed beta-propeller, whose product MMKAWLFDEMFQFDRLVLSAEGTQSEWGAGDSVAADEELPPAPQNVQAKAGNGRVTITWDAVPEAMYYNLYFQTTKGVQIKFSELTRPIASAEDFKAVIGVKKEKATCLEGATAPFLHDDLANGTCYHYVVTVVTQKGESLESQEVMAIPSPYLLAMAFGQEGPDDGEFSSPTGLTLDKDGNIYVADTDNHSIQKFTKDGKFIARWGSEPSSQEGCFYYPRGLAVGPDDVIYIADSGNNRVQKFDLEGNAMKAWGKFGFAWRGADMGKFDVPWGITTDQEGNVYVSDTSNARIQKFQSDGQPLLKWGRDGSFDGAFFFPRGVAVDFVGNIFVADESNNRIQKFDSRGSFLTKWGREGHGPGQFKSPWGIACDALGNVYVVDNGNHRVQKFDGNGTFLCSFGNRGKTEGQLNFPSGIAVDKEGAVIVVDSGNSRVVKYVPTEEEINRGKEQSLPAPAAGAVQPPRSVAVKPGDTEIYLSWLDVQGAVSYNLYFNTAQGVTIQTGTKIEGVTSPYTHSGLTNDTPYFYAITAVFEDGTESEVSEEVTSTPVLIDITAPQNPYAVINHGAFMTNSPEVVVTISATDLDTGVTAYFISESPLTPMGGTPGWVDVTTAIKFGATIPFILSPTDGPKTIYVWFKDVGNNVSTPASASILVNTSGYVCVSKWGQPGRGASLLHGGEFMAPLYGLCVDQQGSLFAVDNGNNRIQKFDNAGNFIILWGCFGSANSNFHNPTGIACDGKGDVWVVDTNNHRVQKFDGKLGGYLMKFGSRGNGEGQFNAPWGIAVDRVRGFVYVVDSANFRVQKFDMAGEFIMAWGSFGSGDGQFYFPRGVAVDQNDGAVYVVDMGNHRIQKFDTSTNVLPQLLAKWGGSPEAGHASSPLAQEAGQLRNPWGVAVDGAGDVYVTDAGNQRVQKFDKEGNYITQWGGYGNGDGQFNFPYGIAVDARGSVFVVDSGNTRVQQFMPADEGSERLQENAEAMAELDKAQQTR is encoded by the coding sequence ATGATGAAGGCATGGCTTTTTGACGAAATGTTCCAGTTTGATCGGCTGGTCTTGTCCGCCGAAGGCACCCAGAGTGAGTGGGGTGCCGGCGATTCGGTCGCCGCGGATGAAGAGCTGCCGCCCGCGCCGCAAAACGTTCAGGCCAAAGCAGGCAATGGTCGGGTTACGATCACGTGGGATGCGGTCCCCGAGGCCATGTACTACAACCTCTATTTCCAGACCACGAAGGGCGTGCAGATCAAGTTTTCAGAACTCACGCGCCCCATCGCCAGCGCCGAGGATTTCAAGGCCGTCATTGGTGTGAAGAAGGAGAAAGCGACCTGTCTCGAAGGTGCGACCGCTCCGTTTCTCCATGACGATCTCGCCAACGGGACCTGTTACCACTATGTCGTGACCGTCGTCACGCAGAAGGGGGAGAGTCTGGAGTCGCAGGAAGTCATGGCGATTCCCTCGCCCTATCTCTTGGCCATGGCCTTCGGTCAGGAAGGCCCCGACGATGGAGAATTCAGCTCTCCGACGGGATTGACGCTCGACAAAGACGGCAACATTTATGTTGCCGATACCGATAACCATTCGATTCAGAAATTCACGAAAGATGGCAAGTTCATTGCCCGATGGGGGAGCGAGCCGAGTTCGCAGGAAGGGTGTTTTTATTATCCGCGCGGATTGGCGGTCGGGCCGGACGATGTCATCTACATTGCCGACAGCGGCAATAACCGCGTGCAGAAATTCGACCTCGAAGGCAACGCCATGAAGGCCTGGGGTAAGTTCGGATTTGCCTGGCGCGGTGCCGACATGGGCAAGTTCGATGTGCCCTGGGGGATCACCACCGATCAAGAGGGCAATGTCTACGTGTCCGACACGAGCAACGCCCGCATTCAGAAATTTCAGTCCGATGGCCAGCCGCTGTTGAAGTGGGGGCGTGACGGCAGCTTCGACGGCGCGTTCTTTTTCCCGCGCGGCGTGGCGGTCGATTTCGTCGGCAATATCTTTGTGGCGGATGAGAGCAACAACCGGATTCAGAAATTCGATTCGCGCGGCAGCTTTCTGACCAAGTGGGGGCGCGAAGGGCATGGGCCGGGGCAATTTAAATCGCCGTGGGGCATTGCCTGCGATGCGCTGGGGAATGTCTACGTCGTCGATAACGGCAATCATCGTGTCCAGAAGTTCGACGGCAACGGCACCTTCCTCTGCTCCTTCGGAAACCGCGGAAAGACAGAGGGGCAGTTGAATTTCCCCTCCGGCATCGCCGTCGATAAAGAGGGCGCAGTCATCGTCGTCGATAGCGGGAACAGCCGCGTCGTGAAGTATGTGCCGACAGAAGAAGAAATCAATCGAGGGAAAGAGCAGTCGCTGCCGGCTCCGGCGGCGGGTGCGGTGCAGCCTCCGCGCAGCGTGGCCGTCAAGCCGGGCGACACGGAAATCTATTTGAGCTGGCTGGATGTGCAGGGTGCGGTCTCCTATAATCTATATTTCAATACCGCGCAGGGCGTCACGATCCAGACCGGGACCAAGATCGAAGGGGTCACCAGTCCCTATACGCATTCCGGATTGACCAACGATACGCCGTACTTTTATGCGATCACGGCGGTGTTCGAAGACGGCACCGAGAGCGAGGTGTCGGAAGAAGTCACGTCGACGCCGGTTCTCATCGACATTACCGCTCCGCAGAATCCCTACGCCGTCATCAATCACGGCGCGTTCATGACGAATTCTCCGGAAGTCGTGGTGACGATCTCCGCCACGGATTTGGATACCGGAGTGACGGCCTATTTCATTTCGGAAAGTCCGCTGACGCCGATGGGAGGCACGCCCGGATGGGTCGATGTCACGACGGCGATCAAGTTCGGCGCCACGATTCCCTTCATTCTGTCGCCGACCGACGGACCGAAGACCATCTATGTCTGGTTCAAGGACGTCGGCAACAACGTCTCGACTCCGGCCAGCGCGAGCATTCTCGTCAACACGTCCGGGTACGTCTGTGTCTCCAAGTGGGGCCAGCCGGGCCGCGGTGCGTCGCTCCTGCACGGGGGCGAATTCATGGCGCCGCTGTACGGCTTGTGCGTGGATCAGCAGGGGTCGTTGTTCGCCGTCGATAACGGCAACAACCGCATCCAGAAATTCGATAACGCCGGAAACTTCATTATTCTCTGGGGCTGCTTCGGATCGGCCAACTCAAACTTCCATAATCCGACGGGCATCGCCTGCGACGGCAAGGGCGATGTGTGGGTGGTCGACACAAACAACCATCGCGTGCAGAAGTTCGACGGGAAGCTCGGCGGGTACCTGATGAAGTTCGGATCGCGCGGCAACGGCGAAGGCCAGTTCAATGCCCCATGGGGCATCGCGGTCGATCGCGTGCGCGGGTTCGTCTACGTCGTGGACAGCGCGAATTTCCGTGTGCAGAAGTTCGATATGGCCGGCGAGTTCATCATGGCCTGGGGCAGCTTCGGCAGCGGCGACGGGCAGTTCTACTTCCCGCGTGGCGTGGCCGTAGACCAGAACGACGGTGCGGTGTATGTCGTGGACATGGGCAACCACCGCATCCAGAAGTTCGACACCAGCACCAACGTGTTGCCGCAGTTGCTGGCCAAGTGGGGCGGCAGTCCAGAGGCCGGCCATGCGAGCAGTCCGCTCGCGCAGGAAGCCGGACAGTTGCGGAATCCCTGGGGCGTGGCGGTGGACGGCGCCGGCGATGTGTATGTGACGGATGCGGGAAACCAGCGCGTGCAGAAATTCGACAAAGAAGGCAATTACATCACGCAGTGGGGCGGCTACGGGAACGGCGACGGGCAATTCAATTTCCCGTATGGCATCGCGGTCGACGCCCGGGGCAGCGTGTTCGTCGTGGACAGCGGGAATACGCGGGTGCAGCAGTTCATGCCGGCCGATGAAGGCAGCGAGCGGCTGCAGGAAAATGCCGAAGCGATGGCGGAACTCGATAAAGCGCAACAGACGCGATAG
- the scpB gene encoding SMC-Scp complex subunit ScpB: MTPITDELNLTSVEVESEAAESVESIDATACDLSAGEVVSEGSEGREASAAPDVSAEAESTESPSVETATEAAPANDGAVQAIAERELRGIVESLLFVSPEPLSVQRLVAIMGDVTKSDVAQALRGLGEELEQEGRGVRLVEIAGGFRLVTKQEYATWIKRLDKTKSAAKLSRSALESLAIIAYKQPIVRSEIEEIRGVETSGVVRTLLERKLVRIVGRKEVPGRPIMYGTTKFFLEHFGLNDLTQLPPLREFTELGESDQSLLPMESMEVAAPTAAEAAVIDSTTEAIKALSEEASSLTDAGEAPVELTVEEEITIEIESKSEDVFVEEESIPQS; this comes from the coding sequence ATGACTCCGATCACCGACGAATTGAATCTGACCTCGGTTGAGGTCGAGAGTGAGGCTGCTGAATCGGTGGAATCCATCGACGCGACGGCATGCGACCTATCGGCCGGCGAAGTGGTTTCTGAGGGATCTGAAGGACGTGAGGCCTCGGCTGCACCGGACGTTTCGGCTGAAGCTGAATCGACTGAATCCCCCTCCGTAGAGACCGCCACAGAGGCTGCGCCGGCGAATGATGGCGCCGTGCAGGCGATTGCCGAGCGCGAACTGCGCGGCATTGTCGAGTCCCTGTTGTTCGTCTCCCCTGAGCCCTTGTCCGTGCAGCGTCTGGTGGCGATCATGGGCGACGTGACGAAGTCGGATGTTGCGCAAGCGCTGCGCGGCCTGGGAGAGGAATTGGAGCAGGAGGGGCGCGGAGTCAGGCTGGTCGAAATCGCCGGCGGGTTCCGGCTGGTGACCAAGCAGGAATATGCCACTTGGATTAAGCGCCTGGATAAAACGAAGTCGGCGGCCAAGCTGTCCCGATCCGCATTGGAATCCCTTGCGATCATTGCCTACAAACAGCCGATCGTTCGGTCGGAGATCGAAGAGATTCGCGGCGTCGAAACCTCCGGGGTCGTGCGGACATTGTTGGAGCGGAAGCTCGTGCGCATCGTGGGCCGGAAGGAAGTGCCGGGGCGTCCGATTATGTACGGCACGACCAAGTTCTTCCTTGAGCATTTTGGTTTGAACGACTTGACCCAATTGCCGCCTCTGCGGGAATTCACGGAATTGGGCGAGTCCGATCAGTCGCTGTTGCCGATGGAATCCATGGAGGTGGCTGCGCCAACGGCTGCCGAAGCCGCGGTGATCGATAGCACCACAGAAGCGATTAAGGCCTTGAGTGAAGAGGCTTCATCCCTGACGGATGCCGGGGAAGCGCCGGTTGAACTCACGGTTGAGGAAGAAATCACGATCGAGATCGAGTCGAAAAGTGAGGACGTGTTTGTCGAAGAAGAGTCCATTCCGCAGAGTTAG
- a CDS encoding segregation/condensation protein A encodes MDQPNQQTSGFEQTELPYQVRIENFEGPLDLLLHLIKKSEINIYDIPINLIAQQYLEYVEAMKDLNLNVAGEFLVMAATLLQIKSKMLLPADEAAEDEEDGPDPREELVRRLLEYKTYKEAARQLDGQEKMWREIFSREPEPLVVEVESDEMSMENVSLFDLVDALKAIVERNPGKTLIEIVPDNLTVRERMNVILETLEGKDSVSFAALFDGSCHRLVIIVTFLALLELIRLRVAHVFQSETFGPILVSRTFSLVPDPAELDDLDAEWRGT; translated from the coding sequence GTGGATCAGCCCAACCAACAGACCAGCGGGTTTGAACAAACCGAGCTGCCGTATCAGGTCCGTATCGAGAATTTCGAAGGGCCGCTGGATCTCCTTCTGCATCTCATCAAGAAGAGCGAAATCAATATTTACGATATTCCGATCAACCTGATCGCCCAGCAATATCTCGAGTATGTCGAGGCGATGAAGGATTTGAATCTGAACGTGGCGGGGGAGTTTCTGGTCATGGCCGCCACTCTGCTGCAGATCAAGTCCAAGATGCTGCTGCCGGCGGACGAGGCGGCGGAGGACGAAGAAGACGGGCCGGACCCGCGCGAAGAACTGGTCAGGCGGCTGCTGGAGTACAAGACCTACAAGGAAGCGGCCCGGCAGCTCGACGGCCAGGAGAAAATGTGGCGGGAGATTTTTAGTCGCGAACCGGAGCCCCTCGTCGTTGAAGTCGAGTCTGATGAGATGTCGATGGAGAACGTGTCGCTCTTCGATCTGGTCGATGCGCTGAAGGCGATCGTCGAGCGGAATCCGGGAAAGACGCTGATTGAAATTGTGCCGGACAATCTGACGGTGCGAGAGCGGATGAACGTGATTTTGGAAACACTGGAAGGCAAGGACTCGGTATCGTTTGCCGCGCTCTTTGACGGCTCCTGCCACCGGCTGGTGATTATTGTGACATTCTTGGCTTTGCTGGAACTGATCCGGTTGCGGGTCGCACACGTGTTTCAAAGCGAGACCTTCGGGCCAATTTTGGTTTCACGAACGTTCTCGCTCGTGCCGGATCCGGCTGAGCTCGATGACTTAGACGCCGAATGGAGGGGGACATGA
- a CDS encoding pentapeptide repeat-containing protein: protein MISIETLRWIGLVCLSLLLCGIYRTGAVEAACTVESSPGGKPGPLMKHLSPDCTKAEREAQVVSAASVMQALTQRQAVDLVGVVLQGDLIFDQLPVRKSQIPKGLTPEQQAALSALNDEEPRIVAGNLIIRDSVVDGALRHRSAKGTLEFEGTVDFHGTRFTDGVDLSRSVFQKSLAIDGALFEREAYFVQGHFAQGLSCAEAKFGPHTRFHRSVFRGPVDCQGSLFDGMAEFLEVVCEAPVNFERARFGLGTGFSGAHFKKLANFSDAIFSREAFFAFVVFSGEARFAGAQFLQAADFSNADFKRGDDLAKVRFDQKPLTNGTKGIAQEGAGKGGQSDFQQYAITLGILLVAAFLVAYAVKLK from the coding sequence ATGATCTCTATTGAAACACTTCGTTGGATCGGGCTGGTGTGTTTGTCCCTGCTGCTGTGCGGGATTTACCGGACCGGCGCCGTTGAAGCGGCCTGTACGGTTGAATCCTCCCCCGGTGGGAAACCCGGCCCGCTCATGAAGCATTTGAGCCCGGATTGTACGAAAGCTGAGCGTGAAGCGCAGGTTGTTTCTGCAGCGAGTGTGATGCAGGCGCTCACGCAGAGACAGGCGGTGGATCTGGTCGGTGTGGTGCTGCAGGGCGATCTGATCTTCGATCAGCTGCCGGTTCGAAAATCGCAAATCCCCAAAGGACTCACACCCGAGCAACAGGCCGCGCTCAGCGCGCTGAACGACGAAGAGCCGCGGATCGTGGCGGGGAATCTGATCATTCGTGATTCAGTCGTTGACGGAGCCCTCCGGCATCGATCGGCGAAGGGGACGCTGGAGTTCGAGGGGACGGTCGATTTTCATGGCACCAGGTTTACGGATGGCGTGGATCTGTCGCGGTCGGTCTTTCAGAAGAGCCTGGCCATAGATGGCGCTCTATTTGAGCGGGAGGCCTATTTTGTTCAAGGGCACTTTGCCCAGGGGCTTAGCTGCGCCGAGGCCAAGTTCGGTCCCCATACCCGGTTCCATCGTTCCGTCTTTCGGGGGCCGGTGGATTGCCAGGGAAGTCTGTTTGATGGGATGGCGGAGTTTCTTGAAGTGGTTTGTGAAGCCCCGGTGAATTTTGAGCGGGCGCGATTCGGGTTGGGGACGGGATTTTCCGGCGCGCACTTCAAGAAGCTGGCGAATTTCTCCGATGCCATATTCAGTCGGGAGGCGTTCTTTGCCTTCGTGGTTTTTTCCGGTGAAGCGCGGTTTGCCGGTGCTCAATTTCTCCAAGCAGCGGATTTCTCCAATGCCGATTTTAAGCGGGGCGACGATCTGGCCAAGGTCCGCTTCGATCAGAAGCCGTTGACCAACGGGACAAAGGGAATCGCGCAGGAAGGGGCGGGGAAGGGGGGGCAATCCGACTTCCAGCAATATGCCATTACGCTGGGCATTCTGCTGGTGGCAGCCTTCCTCGTCGCCTACGCCGTCAAATTGAAATAA
- a CDS encoding class I SAM-dependent methyltransferase, with the protein MKPVAAVQEPLQLTGETLSLLAWHIPDLVAYQHREDEYWLAPLDDNFPLIRLNLTGIEMLKSMNGHITVGALLEKYGTKICGPDGQPGQWHLERWATPNYSLCYFGTEPPGGHRHQAKWDILLQQIREGWSGHEGFEGEEHLEDFHHHELTESAEDDGHFDLIETTVSHLFREPNEALNGLTYGRLLMRQLRQLGWFNPKPKVIVEVGGGLGYVARELAKELLPFERQSIRYISLDITSPFLKLQTKRAKEGGWGGLGTRANAEALPFTDHSVDLVIDNENMADMTPVKLTRNELLTNKGETEQHQEALDWIRRIRLPIEANPPDDVIFNLGPIRFVAELWRVLKPGGHAFLTEFGVEEGWPASVKLPGHTEYEVQYSHLRQAVRWLGFQERYLSLPQFLAMKPDTKVLCTGAAYTIQRFCQAMNKPFTVRAYTEGELKQTLNDMLPKIHGAHYHDVVDPAWFGLIDFKVLLLEKPGGAPKAQFTENKGYRWYSQK; encoded by the coding sequence ATGAAGCCCGTTGCCGCAGTCCAAGAACCGCTCCAGTTGACCGGCGAGACGCTGTCTCTCCTCGCCTGGCACATTCCTGATCTTGTCGCCTATCAACATCGCGAAGACGAATACTGGCTCGCGCCGCTCGACGATAATTTTCCGCTGATCCGGCTCAACCTGACCGGCATCGAGATGCTGAAATCGATGAACGGCCACATCACCGTCGGCGCGCTGCTTGAAAAATACGGTACCAAAATCTGCGGACCCGACGGCCAGCCCGGCCAATGGCATCTGGAACGCTGGGCCACCCCGAACTACTCCCTCTGCTACTTCGGGACCGAACCGCCGGGCGGTCATCGACACCAAGCCAAGTGGGACATTCTGCTTCAACAAATCCGCGAAGGCTGGTCCGGACACGAAGGGTTCGAAGGCGAAGAACACCTGGAAGATTTCCACCACCATGAATTGACCGAGAGCGCCGAGGACGACGGCCATTTCGACCTGATCGAAACCACCGTCTCCCATCTCTTTCGAGAACCGAATGAGGCGTTGAACGGTCTGACTTATGGCCGGCTCCTCATGCGGCAGCTCCGTCAGCTCGGCTGGTTTAATCCCAAACCTAAAGTCATTGTAGAAGTCGGCGGAGGGCTCGGCTACGTGGCGCGAGAACTCGCCAAAGAGCTGCTGCCGTTCGAGCGGCAAAGTATCCGCTACATCTCCCTCGACATCACCAGCCCGTTTTTGAAATTGCAGACCAAGCGGGCCAAAGAGGGCGGCTGGGGAGGCCTGGGAACCAGGGCCAATGCCGAAGCCCTCCCCTTCACGGACCACTCCGTCGATCTGGTCATCGACAACGAAAACATGGCCGACATGACGCCGGTCAAACTGACGCGCAATGAACTGCTTACAAACAAAGGCGAGACCGAGCAGCATCAAGAAGCGCTCGATTGGATCAGACGCATCCGGCTCCCGATCGAAGCCAATCCGCCGGACGATGTCATTTTTAACCTGGGGCCGATCCGCTTTGTCGCAGAGCTCTGGCGCGTACTGAAACCGGGAGGCCATGCCTTCCTGACCGAATTCGGCGTCGAAGAAGGCTGGCCGGCCTCAGTGAAACTGCCGGGGCATACCGAATATGAAGTGCAATACAGCCACCTGCGGCAGGCCGTGCGCTGGCTGGGATTCCAGGAGCGCTACCTCTCACTCCCCCAGTTCCTCGCCATGAAGCCGGACACGAAAGTCCTCTGCACCGGCGCGGCCTATACCATTCAGCGATTCTGCCAGGCCATGAACAAGCCCTTTACTGTCCGCGCCTACACCGAGGGCGAACTGAAGCAGACCCTCAACGACATGCTCCCCAAAATCCACGGCGCCCACTATCACGACGTGGTCGATCCCGCCTGGTTCGGCCTCATCGACTTCAAAGTACTGTTACTGGAAAAGCCCGGTGGCGCACCCAAAGCCCAGTTCACCGAGAACAAAGGCTATCGGTGGTATTCGCAGAAGTAG